The following are encoded together in the Lactuca sativa cultivar Salinas chromosome 1, Lsat_Salinas_v11, whole genome shotgun sequence genome:
- the LOC111891320 gene encoding uncharacterized protein LOC111891320, with translation MAADAFQGFRQWKLWFPCRFFSINAAAITLMAVAMKLPVDLSDDMSDSSHDMLAKMICILFLVTMLANSLRSLGIMNDRELLLNIIALGILIITITVNVLIQFSIMLPFPVMIPMLIFIFSLLWPFSVALTVPETRRILQHQYKELQGLVSNHQEINFSSKALIIYAKKYWMMAETGNPQFAIACSPVSSAFGVLCSFIACSSFTLFIILFSDTSYFLYGKYIFSDYKWSIDVILILQLLGATVGSIAPIFRCLTATSHFKLSQELSKNHLNVFRVEKQRIQRLQMWKSSHVSSHILGRHCKMVFHNIKNMILNIFIAVQIMVVVICNTICLIPITFLIFLSCTYYFCKSLLRSFKEEADESNIHMRSEMEEYVGYVLQIEVKAKLSKKILRNMLNSMTRLLHESEKKEPDNLMTLLKKSTGFYGVIEFDNEQVPPLHSEEIQSCWSLVAVTLTAIALSLPKANFHVQGLLASMREGLDFVTHIEESLNANDELVKAKKAARRVWTDVEVYCRWLQIDLQNKARKGKTPKEILQWLGDEAAKIVIQFKTRKNVSLDHSLCKFIAASCMYKISQTILLHCNGQENWPTDEDLFEWISTIIADLLCACFTNLPRVITMKCHEDAIEKREDNIRTAAQLLGRSIKILKMLKKRQLPNLDMESMGVH, from the coding sequence ATGGCAGCTGATGCCTTTCAAGGCTTTAGACAATGGAAACTATGGTTTCCATGCAGATTTTTCTCTATCAATGCTGCTGCCATCACACTGATGGCAGTAGCAATGAAGCTGCCAGTGGATCTATCGGATGACATGTCTGATAGCAGTCATGATATGCTGGCAAAGATGATTTGCATCCTTTTCCTGGTCACCATGTTAGCTAACTCTCTGCGTTCTCTAGGGATAATGAATGACAGGGAACTTCTATTGAACATAATAGCCTTGGGTATTCTTATAATCACCATCACTGTAAATGTTTTGATCCAATTTAGTATTATGCTGCCTTTCCCAGTCATGATACCAATGCTCATATTTATATTTTCCCTTCTATGGCCATTTTCTGTAGCTTTGACAGTTCCAGAAACTAGAAGAATTTTACAACACCAGTACAAGGAGTTGCAGGGACTGGTTTCAAATCATCAGGAGATAAACTTCTCCTCCAAGGCACTCATAATTTATGCTAAGAAGTATTGGATGATGGCTGAGACTGGTAACCCCCAATTTGCAATTGCTTGTTCACCGGTTTCTTCTGCTTTTGGGGTTCTATGCTCATTCATTGCTTGCAGTTCATTTACTCTTTTCATTATCCTGTTTTCTGATACCTCATATTTTCTGtatggaaaatatatattttcagatTATAAGTGGtcaattgatgtaattcttatcTTGCAATTACTTGGGGCAACAGTAGGTAGTATAGCACCAATATTTAGATGTTTGACTGCCACCAGTCATTTCAAACTCTCACAGGAATTGAGCAAGAATCATCTAAATGTGTTCCGAGTGGAGAAGCAACGGATCCAAAGGCTTCAGATGTGGAAAAGCAGCCATGTCTCTTCACATATCCTAGGACGCCATTGCAAAATGGTTTTCCATAACATCAAAAACATGATCTTGAACATTTTCATTGCAGTTCAGATAATGGTTGTGGTTATATGCAACACAATATGCCTCATTCCCATAACTTTTCTGATCTTCCTATCTTGTACTTACTATTTCTGCAAGTCATTGTTGAGAAGCTTTAAAGAAGAAGCAGATGAATCTAACATCCATATGAGATCAGAGATGGAAGAATATGTTGGTTATGTCCTACAAATTGAAGTGAAGGCAAAGCTTTCAAAGAAAATATTAAGAAACATGCTCAATTCTATGACTCGACTTCTTCATGAGTCTGAAAAGAAAGAGCCGGATAATCTTATGACGCTTCTCAAGAAATCTACAGGATTCTATGGAGTAATAGAGTTCGACAATGAGCAAGTCCCACCTTTACATTCAGAAGAAATCCAGAGCTGCTGGAGCCTAGTAGCAGTAACATTAACTGCCATTGCCCTTTCACTTCCTAAAGCAAACTTTCATGTGCAGGGATTACTTGCTAGTATGAGGGAAGGTCTCGATTTTGTAACACATATTGAAGAAAGCCTCAATGCAAACGATGAATTGGTAAAGGCAAAAAAAGCAGCAAGACGTGTGTGGACCGACGTTGAAGTATACTGCAGGTGGCTACAAATTGATCTTCAAAATAAGGCTCGTAAAGGAAAAACGCCAAAGGAGATTCTCCAATGGTTGGGTGATGAAGCAGCAAAAATTGTGATACAGTTCAAGACAAGGAAAAATGTAAGTCTGGATCATTCACTTTGTAAGTTCATTGCTGCAAGTTGTATGTACAAGATCAGCCAAACCATATTGCTTCACTGCAATGGGCAAGAAAATTGGCCAACAGATGAGGATCTTTTTGAGTGGATATCAACCATAATCGCAGATCTGCTATGTGCTTGCTTTACCAACTTACCACGTGTCATAACTATGAAGTGTCATGAAGATGCAATAGAGAAAAGGGAAGATAACATCAGAACTGCAGCTCAGCTTCTTGGTAGATCCATAAAGATCCTGAAAATGCTTAAAAAGCGTCAACTTCCCAACTTAGACATGGAGTCGATGGGGGTACATTGA